In Miscanthus floridulus cultivar M001 chromosome 5, ASM1932011v1, whole genome shotgun sequence, one genomic interval encodes:
- the LOC136451971 gene encoding gamma carbonic anhydrase 1, mitochondrial-like — protein sequence MAGLGKAMYAVGFWIRETGQALDRLGCRLQGKYFFHEQISRHRTIMNIFDKTPHIHKDAFVAPSASLIGDVQVGPGASIWYGCVLRGDANNIQIGSGTNIQDNSLVHVAKSNLSGKVFPTIIGNNVTVGHSAVLQGCTVEDEAFVGMGATLLDGVVVEKHGMVAAGALVRQNTRIPCGEVWGGNPAKFLRKLTDDEIAFIAESAANYSSLSKAHADENAKPLEKIEFEKVLRKKFAHQDEEYNSSIGITREAPPELTSPNPAQ from the exons ATGGCGGGTCTGGGAAAGGCGATGTACGCGGTGGGTTTCTGGATCCGGGAGACCGGCCAGGCCCTCGACCGCCTCGGCTGCCGCCTGCAGGGCAAGTACTTCTTCCACGAGCAGA TTTCAAGGCATCGCACCATCATGAATATCTTTGACAAAACCCCTCATATTCATAAAGACGCATTTGTTGCTCCAAGTGCATCCCTTATTGGTGATGTTCAAGTTGGGCCAGGAGCTTCCATTTGGTATGGGTGCGTCTTAAGAG GGGATGCAAACAACATACAAATTGGATCTGGGACCAATATACAAGACAATTCTCTTGTGCATGTGGCTAAATCTAATCTAAGTGGGAAAGTCTTTCCAACAATCATTGGCAATAACGTCACAGTAG GTCATAGTGCTGTGTTACAAGGATGCACGGTTGAGGATGAGGCTTTTGTTGGCATGGGGGCAACCCTATTAGATGGTGTCGTTGTTGAAAAGCACGGGATGGTAGCTGCTGGAGCCCTCGTACGGCAGAATACTAGGATCCCTTGTGGAGAG GTATGGGGAGGGAACCCTGCCAAATTTCTGAGGAAACTCACAGATGACGAGATCGCTTTTATTGCGGAATCAGCTGCCAACTATTCCAGTCTGTCCAAGGCACATGCTGATGAGAATGCCAAGCCTCTTGAAAAGATTGAGTTTGAGAAGGTGTTGCGCAAGAAGTTTGCTCACCAGGATGAGGAGTACAATTCCTCGATCGGCATCACTCGAGAGGCCCCACCGGAGCTGACGTCCCCAAATCCAGCCCAATAA